The following coding sequences lie in one Rutidosis leptorrhynchoides isolate AG116_Rl617_1_P2 chromosome 6, CSIRO_AGI_Rlap_v1, whole genome shotgun sequence genomic window:
- the LOC139852912 gene encoding uncharacterized protein — MMIRSAFIYKQTLNHFIIKFKSLSSLFIHSSVSTLPSSSPIQQQEQDYTSHLSTLFSLPNWDKNPNFKTLVSSITPSQITYFFNTNPNLKPQKALTFFNILLRRSNFKPSVESFASLLTILVSNQFLNVAEKIRISMLNSCETDEDARFVLGVLRKMNVGIYDDDKEVKFKLSVRCYNTLLMCLSRFLMIDDMKCVFLEMLDDEIMPNIYTYNSMVNGYCKLGKVDVARLYVSKIVQAGLSPDTHTYTSLILGHCRNKDVDSAYKVFCIMPKKGCTRNEVSYTNLIHGFCEENRINEALELFHQMSNDNCFPTVRTFTVLIDALSKFGRLAEALIFFNVMREKGCEPNAYTYTALIDGMCKNRKIDEARKLFDMMEDKKVVGTVVTYNALIDGYCNEGKIENAIEMFEKMEQKELKPDVRTYNELIIGYCKVNNVHKAMILLDKMMKMKLTPTAVTYNSLINGHCKNNDVDSAYRLICLMKEDGVGPDEWSYGSLIEALCKRGNVEEAHELVNSFIITGVKANVVVYTTLIDGYFQIGKVNSGMSLFNEMLSNNCLPNSWTYNVLIHGLCKEDKFQEAFIVTGKMIKTGFEPELMTYSIFIEGLLKRFDFVDARKVLIQMLSSGLEPDVCTYTSFILAFCSQGMVKEAEDIMNEMIRKDVELDTATYTVFIDAYGRAGNIDGVFDILKRMMDSKCEPSHHTYAVIVKNLLISQQRIDTKFENFDINIGNVWKLMDLGVAMELFSEMGKRDCKPNVKTFEALTVGLCREGRLEEACKLVRYMLTNGLVPNEHIYTSLVNCSCYLRMFDQALALLNTMVENRILPHLESYKLLICGLYDEGKHETGKEVFCSLLDGYNADEVAWKIFLDGLLKQGFVNECSDLVDVMEEKGCRLNPQTSVMLVDQIGI, encoded by the coding sequence ATGATGATACGATCAGCATTCATCTACAAACAAACCCTAAATCATTTCATCATCAAGTTCAAATCTTTATCCTCACTCTTCATTCATTCCTCGGTTTCCACTTTACCATCTTCATCACCCATTCAACAACAAGAACAGGATTATACATCTCATTTATCAACCCTTTTTTCTTTACCCAATTGGGataaaaaccctaatttcaaaaCCCTGGTTTCATCAATAACCCCATCACAAATTACTTATTTTTTCAATACTAACCCTAATTTGAAACCACAAAAAGCTCTTACCTTTTTCAATATTTTACTACGAAGATCCAATTTTAAACCTAGTGTTGAGTCTTTTGCATCATTGCTAACAATCTTGGTGAGCAATCAGTTTTTGAATGTGGCAGAAAAGATCCGGATTTCAATGTTGAATTCGTGCGAAACCGATGAGGATGCGAGGTTTGTTTTAGGGGTATTGAGAAAAATGAATGTTGGTatttatgatgatgataaagaagTTAAATTTAAGCTTAGTGTTAGATGTTATAATACATTGTTAATGTGTTTATCAAGGTTTCTAATGATTGATGATATGAAATGTGTCTTTTTAGAGATGTTAGATGATGAAATTATGCCGAATATATATACGTATAATTCAATGGTGAATGGGTATTGTAAATTAGGGAAAGTTGATGTGGCTAGACTGTATGTGAGTAAGATTGTTCAAGCTGGCCTTAGTCCTGATACTCATACATATACGTCGTTAATTTTAGGGCATTGTAGGAATAAAGATGTCGACAGCGCGTATAAGGTATTTTGTATAATGCCTAAGAAAGGGTGTACAAGAAATGAGGTTTCTTATACAAATTTAATACACGGGTTTTGTGAAGAAAATCGTATTAACGAAGCACTCGAGTTGTTTCATCAAATGAGTAATGATAATTGTTTTCCAACAGTTCGTACGTTTACTGTTTTGATCGATGCGTTAAGCAAGTTTGGTAGATTAGCCGAAGCATTGATATTTTTTAACGTAATGAGAGAAAAAGGTTGTGAGCCGAATGCTTACACGTATACTGCTCTTATTGACGGAATGTGCAAAAATAGGAAAATAGACGAAGCAAGAAAGTTGTTTGACATGATGGAAGATAAAAAAGTGGTTGGGACAGTTGTCACATACAATGCTTTGATTGATGGCTATTGTAATGAAGGAAAGATCGAGAATGCAATCGAAATGTTTGAGAAGATGGAACAAAAAGAATTAAAACCGGATGTTCGTACGTACAACGAGTTGATCATTGGGTACTGTAAAGTCAATAATGTTCATAAAGCTATGATTCTACTTgataagatgatgaagatgaaactAACGCCAACTGCTGTGACTTACAACTCGTTAATTAACGGTCATTGTAAGAATAATGATGTCGATAGTGCTTATAGATTGATCTGTTTGATGAAAGAAGATGGTGTGGGTCCCGATGAGTGGTCCTACGGTTCTCTCATAGAGGCGTTATGTAAACGAGGGAATGTTGAAGAAGCTCATGAATTGGTGAATTCGTTTATAATAACAGGTGTAAAAGCAAATGTAGTTGTCTACACTACTCTTATAGATGGTTATTTCCAAATTGGGAAAGTTAATAGTGGAATGAGTCTGTTTAATGAAATGCTTAGTAACAACTGCTTACCGAATTCTTGGACGTATAATGTGTTGATTCATGGTTTGTGTAAAGAAGATAAGTTTCAAGAAGCGTTTATTGTAACCGGGAAGATGATAAAGACTGGTTTTGAACCGGAGCTTATGACATATTCAATCTTTATCGAAGGGTTACTAAAAAGATTCGATTTCGTTGATGCCCGCAAGGTTTTAATTCAGATGCTTTCTTCGGGATTGGAACCCGATGTTTGTACATACACTTCGTTTATTCTTGCATTTTGTAGTCAAGGTATGGTCAAAGAAGCAGAAGATATCATGAACGAAATGATACGAAAAGATGTAGAACTCGATACCGCAACGTATACGGTATTCATTGATGCATATGGACGTGCAGGAAACATAGATGGTGTTTTTGACATTTTGAAACGTATGATGGATTCAAAATGTGAACCTTCTCATCATACATATGCTGTAATAGTGAAGAATCTTTTAATCTCACAACAACGTATCGACACAAAGTTTGAAAATTTTGATATCAATATTGGAAATGTGTGGAAATTAATGGATTTAGGGGTTGCTATGGAGTTGTTTTCAGAAATGGGTAAACGGGACTGTAAACCGAATGTTAAGACGTTTGAAGCGTTAACTGTCGGGCTGTGTAGAGAAGGGAGACTTGAAGAAGCTTGTAAGTTGGTTAGATATATGTTAACAAACGGGCTtgttccaaacgaacatatatacaCGTCGTTAGTAAATTGTTCGTGTTACTTGCGAATGTTTGATCAAGCATTGGCTTTATTAAATACCATGGTTGAGAATAGGATTTTACCACATCTAGAGTCGTACAAGTTGCTTATTTGTGGGTTATATGACGAAGGAAAACATGAAACGGGTAAAGAAGTTTTTTGTAGTTTGCTTGACGGGTACAATGCGGATGAAGTTGCTTGGAAGATTTTTCTTGAtggattattaaaacaagggttcgTTAATGAATGTTCTGATCTTGTTGATGTCATGGAAGAAAAGGGTTGTCGTTTGAATCCGCAAACATCCGTAATGTTAGTTGACCAAATTGGCATTTAG
- the LOC139854079 gene encoding lysophospholipid acyltransferase LPEAT2-like: MSPATDLRRPLIHSSAGAGLTNTTADDNSPSHHILTINDHLGSPQFATPTNQVSIFNETQLEINDGYVRTEENPYGIIGSDGFEAPGSTTVDPFKNQTPKIEGLYEWVKMLVILPVVLVRLVLFLLCLIVGYGATKFALHGWKDKQNPMPKWRCRIMWVTRLSARGILFSFGYHWINRKGKPASRDSAPIIVSNHVSYIDPIFFFYESSPTIVASESHDSMPFVGVIIRAMQVIYVNRFSYQSRKHAVHEIKRKASSNRYPRVLLFPEGTTTNGRQLISFQLGAFIPGYPVQPVVIRYPHVHFDQSWGHIALATLMFRMFMQFHNSLEVEYLPVISPSQHHKESAARFAEKTAKAMACALNVVQTHHSFADYALLSKAAAAGQESFSPYMVEMAKVQKVSL, from the exons ATGTCTCCTGCCACCGATCTCCGACGACCTTTAATACATTCTTCCGCCGGCGCTGGCCTGACAAACACTACCGCCGATGACAATTCCCCGTCCCATCACATCTTAACAATCAATGATCATCTGGGTTCTCCTCAATTTGCAACACCCACAAATCAAGTTTCAATTTTTAATGAAACCCAATTGGAAATTAATGATGGGTATGTAAGAACCGAAGAAAACCCATATGGGATTATTGGGTCTGATGGATTTGAAGCTCCCGGGTCAACCACGGTGGATCCGTTTAAAAATCAAACACCAAAGATTGAAGGATTGTATGAATGGGTCAAAATGTTGGTTATTTTGCCTGTAGTTTTGGTTAGGCTTGTGTTGTTTTTGTTGTGTTTGATAGTTGGGTATGGTGCTACAAAATTTGCATTACATGGTTGGAAAGATAAACAGAATCCAATGCCTAAATGGAGATGTAGGATTATGTGGGTCACAAGATTGTCTGCAAGAGGAATATTATTTTCATTTGG CTACCATTGGATTAATCGAAAAGGGAAACCTGCTTCAAGGGACAGTGCACCTATTATTGTATCTAATCATGTATCATACATTGACCCAATATTCTTTTTCTATGAATCGTCTCCAACAATTGTTGCATCCGAGTCCCATGATTCAATGCCTTTTGTCGGGGTCATTATTAGAGCTATGCAG GTGATCTATGTGAATCGATTCTCATATCAATCAAGGAAGCATGCTGTACACGAAATAAAG AGAAAGGCATCAAGTAATAGATATCCTCGAGTACTTTTGTTTCCCGAGGGAACCACAACTAACGGAAGGCAGCTTATTTCGTTCCAACTTGGTGCGTTTATTCCTGGTTATCCCGTACAACCAGTCGTTATACGCTATCCTCATGTACATTTCGATCAATCATG GGGTCATATTGCTTTGGCCACACTCATGTTTAGAATGTTCATGCAATTCCACAATTCTCTTGAG GTAGAATACCTTCCAGTTATTTCACCCTCGCAACATCATAAAGAAAGTGCGGCTCGTTTTGCTGAGAAG ACTGCTAAAGCCATGGCGTGTGCTCTCAATGTTGTACAAACACACCATTCTTTTGCAGATTACGCTCTTCTTTCAAAGGCAGCAGCGGCTGGACAG GAAAGTTTTTCACCCTATATGGTTGAAATGGCAAAAGTTCAGAAAGTGAGTTTGTAG